TAGCCCGACTGGCCGCTGCAGCTCCTCCCCCCAGGAAGGCCAAAGCAGAGGCCGAGGGGGCTGCAGGAGCCCGATTCACAGCTCCGCAGGTGGAGCTCGTTGGGCCTCGGCTGCCGGGTGCTGAGGTGGGTGTCCCCCAGGTCGCAGCCCCCAAGGGGGAGGTGGCCCCTGCAGCAGAGGTAGTCAGCGGCTTTGCCCTCCACTTGCCAACCCTTGGGCTGGGAGCCCCAGCTGCACCTGCTGTGGAGCCTGCGGCTGGAGGGATCCAGGTCCCACAAGTGGAGCTGCCCACCTTGCCCTCACTACCCACTCTGCCCACACTTCCTTGCCTGGAGACCCGGGAAGGGGCTGCGGCAGTGACGGTGCCCACCCTGGACGTGGCAGCGCCTACAGTGGAGGTGGACCTGGCCTTGCCTGGTGCAGAGGTGGAAGCCCGAGTAGAGGCACCTGAGGTGGCCCTGAAGATGCCCCGCCTCAGTTTCCCCCGCTTTGGGGCTCGAGCAAAAGAAGTTGCTGAGGCCAAGGTGGCCAAGGGCAGCCCTGAGGCCAGGGTGAAGGGGCCCAAACTTCGAATGCCCACCTTTGGGCTTTCTCTCCTGGAGCCCCGGCCCGCTGCCCCTGAAGCCGTTGAGAGCAAGCTGAAGCTGCCCACCATCAAGATGCCCTCCTTTGGCATCGGGGTCTCGCCGCCTGAGGTCAAGGAGACCAAGGGGCCTGAGGTGAAGCTCCCCAAGGCCCCAGACGTCAAGCTCCCCAAAATGCCCGAGGCAGCCCTTCCAGATGTGCGACTCCCAGAGGTGGAGCTCCCCAAAGTGTCAGAGATGAAACTCCCAAAGGTGCCGGAGATGGCTGTGCCAGAGGTGAGGCTTCCAGAGGTGCAGCTGCCGAAAGTCCCTGAGGTGAAACTCCCAAAGGTGCCTGAGATGGCCGTGCCAGAAGTGCAGCTCCCGAAAGTTCCAGAGCTGAAGCTGCCAAAGGTACCCGAGATGAAATGCCCCGAAATGAAACTCCCGAAGGTGCCCGAGATGGCTGTGCCAGAGGTGCGACTCCCAGAGGTACAGCTGCCAAAAGTCTCGGAGATAAAACTCCCCAAGTTGCCCGAGATGGTCGTGCCGGACGTGCACCTCCCGGAAGTGCAGCTGCCAAAGGTACCCGAGATGAAATGCCCCGAGATGAAGCTCCCGAAGGTGCCCGAGATGGCCGTGCCAGAGGTGCGACTCCCAGAGGTGCAGCTGCCAAAAGTCTCGGAGATAAAACTCCCCAAGTTGCCCGAGATAGTCGTGCCGGACGTGCACCTCCCGGAAGTGCAGCTGCCAAAGGTGTCGGAGATGCGGCTGCCGGAAGTGCAGGCGCCAAAGGTCCCGGATGTGCATCTGCCGAAGGCGCCTGAGGTGAAGCTGCCCAAGGCTCCAGAGGTGCAGCTAAAAGCTGCCAGGGCAGAAGAAGCAGAGGGGGTGGAATCTGGCTTCAAGATGTCCAAGATGACCATGCCCAAGCTAGGGAGGGCAAAGTCCCCATCTCGAGGCAAGCCAGATGAGGCTGGTGCTGAGGTCTTGGGGAAGCTGGGGACACTTCCCTGTCTGAAGCCAGAGATGGGCAACGAGGCTCGTGTGGGTGTTCCCCCTCTCACACTGCCCTCAGTAGAACTAGACCTGCCTGGGGCCTTCGGCCTGGAGGGGCAGGTCCCAGCAGCCCACATGGGCAAGGTGGAGCAGTCAGAAGCCCCTGGGGTGGTAGCAGGGGTCGGGGAAATGGCATTCTGGTTGCCCTCCGTTGAGATTGTCACGCCGCAGCTGCCCACAGTGGAGGTTGCGGAAGGGCAAGTAGAGGTGACGGAGGTGAAAGTCAAGCCTTCCTCCAAGTTCTCCCTGCCCAAGTTTGGACTCTCGGGGCCAAAGGTGACCAAGGCAGAGGCTGAGGGGGCCGGACGAGCCACCAAGCTAAAGGTGTCCAAGTTTGCCATCTCACTCCCCAAGGCTCGGGTGGGCACCGAGGCGGAGGCCAGAGGGACGGAGGAGGCGGGCCTGCTGCCCGCCCTCGATCTGTCCATCCCACAGCTCAGCCTGGATTCCCATCTGCCCACAGGCAAGGCGGAGGTGTCAGGGACTGATGCCAAGctcaaggggcccaggttcagccTGCCCAAGTTTGGGGTCAGAGGCCGGGACAGCGAGGCAGGAGAACTAGTGCCAGGGGCGACTGAGTTGGAGGGCAAGAGCAGGGGTTGGGATGCGAGGGTGAAGATGCCCAAGCTGAAGATGCCCTCCTTTGGGCTGGCTcgagggaaggaagcagaaatcCAGGGGGGGCGAGTCAGCCCCGGGGAAAAGCCAGAGTCCACGGCTGTGCAGCTTAAGATCCCTGAGGTGGAATTGGTTACTCTGGGGGCCCAGGAGGAAGGGCAAATGTCCGCAACCAGGCAGGTGGGCACTGAGGGCCAGGATGGGGGGCCGAGGGTGCCGCTCTGCATCTCCCTGCCCCAGGTGGAGCTGCCCAGCTTTGGGGAGGCTGACCTGGGTGCCACCCCCGGGCAGCAGGCCAAGAATGCACCTCCTCCAGCAGAGGGCACACCAGGCTATAGGATCCAGGTGCCTCAGGTGACCTTGTCTCTACCTGGAGCCcaggtggtgggtggtggtgagcTGCTCGAGGGTGAGGGTGTCTTCAAGATGCCCGCTGTGACAGTGCCCCAGCTTGAGCTGGACGTGGGGCTGAGCCGAGAGGTGCAGGCAGGTGAGGCAGCCGCGGGTGAGGCAGCCACAGGTGAGGGCGGGCCGAGGCTGAAGATGCCCACGCTGGGGGCTAGAGATGCGGTGGGGGGTGAGGGGCCTAGGGACCAGCCCCCAGGGGCCGAGTGCACCTTCCACCTCTCGCTGCCTGACGTGGAGCTCTCCCCGCCCGCTGTGGGCAGCCATGCTGAATACCAGGTGTCTGAGGGCGAGGGGGATGCCGGACACAAGCTCAAGGTGCGGCTGCCCCGGTTCAGCCTGGCATGGGCCAAGGAGGGGGTTG
Above is a window of Phocoena sinus isolate mPhoSin1 chromosome 19, mPhoSin1.pri, whole genome shotgun sequence DNA encoding:
- the PRX gene encoding periaxin → MEARSQSAEELRRAELVEIIVETEAQTGVSGINVAGGGKEGIFVRELREDSPAARSLSLQEGDQLLSARVFFENFKYEDALRLLQCAEPYKVSFCLKRTVPTGDLALRPGTVAGYEIKGPRAKVAKLNIQSLSPVKKKKMVVSGALGVPADLAPVDVEFSFPKFSRLRRGLKVEAVKGPVPAAPTRRRLQLPRLRVREVAEEAQVARLAAAAPPPRKAKAEAEGAAGARFTAPQVELVGPRLPGAEVGVPQVAAPKGEVAPAAEVVSGFALHLPTLGLGAPAAPAVEPAAGGIQVPQVELPTLPSLPTLPTLPCLETREGAAAVTVPTLDVAAPTVEVDLALPGAEVEARVEAPEVALKMPRLSFPRFGARAKEVAEAKVAKGSPEARVKGPKLRMPTFGLSLLEPRPAAPEAVESKLKLPTIKMPSFGIGVSPPEVKETKGPEVKLPKAPDVKLPKMPEAALPDVRLPEVELPKVSEMKLPKVPEMAVPEVRLPEVQLPKVPEVKLPKVPEMAVPEVQLPKVPELKLPKVPEMKCPEMKLPKVPEMAVPEVRLPEVQLPKVSEIKLPKLPEMVVPDVHLPEVQLPKVPEMKCPEMKLPKVPEMAVPEVRLPEVQLPKVSEIKLPKLPEIVVPDVHLPEVQLPKVSEMRLPEVQAPKVPDVHLPKAPEVKLPKAPEVQLKAARAEEAEGVESGFKMSKMTMPKLGRAKSPSRGKPDEAGAEVLGKLGTLPCLKPEMGNEARVGVPPLTLPSVELDLPGAFGLEGQVPAAHMGKVEQSEAPGVVAGVGEMAFWLPSVEIVTPQLPTVEVAEGQVEVTEVKVKPSSKFSLPKFGLSGPKVTKAEAEGAGRATKLKVSKFAISLPKARVGTEAEARGTEEAGLLPALDLSIPQLSLDSHLPTGKAEVSGTDAKLKGPRFSLPKFGVRGRDSEAGELVPGATELEGKSRGWDARVKMPKLKMPSFGLARGKEAEIQGGRVSPGEKPESTAVQLKIPEVELVTLGAQEEGQMSATRQVGTEGQDGGPRVPLCISLPQVELPSFGEADLGATPGQQAKNAPPPAEGTPGYRIQVPQVTLSLPGAQVVGGGELLEGEGVFKMPAVTVPQLELDVGLSREVQAGEAAAGEAATGEGGPRLKMPTLGARDAVGGEGPRDQPPGAECTFHLSLPDVELSPPAVGSHAEYQVSEGEGDAGHKLKVRLPRFSLAWAKEGVEESEKAKNPKLRLPRVGFSQSEAASGEGSPSPEDEEEEGCGEGASGRRGRVRVRLPRVGLTTPSKAPRGQEGEAAPKSPGGEKSPKFRFPRVSLSPKAQEEGGFWVRLPNVGFSETGPPGPTRMEGAQAAVI